In Helianthus annuus cultivar XRQ/B chromosome 9, HanXRQr2.0-SUNRISE, whole genome shotgun sequence, the following are encoded in one genomic region:
- the LOC118481747 gene encoding replication protein A 70 kDa DNA-binding subunit B-like, producing the protein MGENRQKVKYVHSSFKINLNDNTTVQECNEPVGAEWGFDFSPFDSVVDDPHDDSKSFKSPIDVIGFVVKCLPSDDKSDHNNCKDEKKTTFILEDLQHHQIYVTLWGCYADQILDFERTIRMKRMLWSLFSLGSNLFVSNLYNVTRVFINSEVKEILDFKKSFLAQVNVSTSSGYSGLSSSAIKSTTEEYLSDGSFSTIGALSQISEQKFVIILGTIKSFASEESWFYNACKSCNRKVMYNTICKAKQDGSEGYDEVTVLECQTDRCNKRTVLSVPRIKVQIRVQDCTGIVTLTLFEREVLKLLKVNANQLLDKNIEPADDEHLDAVLSDSNPNVNFDVKDVVSRTGDEDTPVSNVIKSIFTTPSGAEMNCSAEIVDNQLKRNLDVVYDVDVSSSQSSTKPRKTVGDKDEDLNLNAGILKPKIEK; encoded by the exons ATGGGTGAAAATCGTCAGAAAGTTAAATATGTTCATAGTTCGTTCAAGATCAATCTAAATGACAACACTACTGTCCAAGAATGCAACGAGCCTGTTGGTGCTGAATGGGGATTTGACTTTTCTCCATTTGATTCTGTTGTCGATGACCCTCATGATGATAGCAAGTCTTTCAAAAGCCCGATTG ATGTTATTGGTTTTGTGGTCAAGTGTCTTCCGTCAGATGATAAAAGTGATCATAATAACTGCAAAGACGAGAAGAAGACTACCTTTATTTTGGAAGATTTGCA acACCATCAGATTTACGTCACGTTATGGGGTTGTTATGCTGATCAGATTTTAGATTTTGAGAGAACAATAAGGATGAAAAGAATGTTGTGGTCGTTGTTCAGTTTGGGAA GTAATTTGTTTGTCTCCAATTTGTATAATGTAACTCGAGTCTTCATAAACTCTGAGGTGAAAGAGATTTTGGATTTCAAGAAAAG TTTCCTTGCTCAGGTTAATGTTTCAACATCTTCCGGTTATTCTGGATTGAGTTCTTCTGCTATCAAGTCAACGACTGAGGAATATCTATCTGATGGTTCCTTTAGTACAATTGGAGCATTAAGCCAAATCTCCGAA CAAAAGTTTGTTATTATCCTCGGAACTATTAAGAGCTTTGCTTCAGAAGAGTCATGGTTTTACAATGCATGTAAGAGTTGCAACAGAAAGGTTATGTACAACACAATTTGCAAGGCAAAGCAAGATGGAAGTGAAGGCTATGATGAAGTAACTGTCTTGGAATGTCAGACTGATCGTTGCAATAAAAGGACCGTTTTGTCTGTTCCTAG GATAAAAGTTCAAATTCGTGTTCAGGATTGTACCGGGATTGTCACTTTGACGTTGTTTGAACGTGAAGTTCTTAAACTGTTAAAGGTTAACGCAAACCAACTTTTGGATAAAAACATTGAG CCTGCTGATGATGAACATTTAGATGCTGTTCTGTCTGATTCAAATCCAAATGTTAACTTTGATGTTAAG GATGTTGTATCCCGTACTGGTGATGAAGACACTCCGGTGTCTAATGTGATCAAAAGCATCTTTACCACACCCTCTGGAGCTGAGATGAACTGTTCTGCGGAGATTGTTGACAATCAACTTAAGCGTAATTTGGATGTCGTCTATGATGTCGATGTATCTTCTTCCCAGTCGTCAACTAAACCCCGTAAGACTGTCGGTGATAAAGATGAAGATTTGAACCTGAATGCTGGGATTTTGAAGCCAAAGATTGAAAAGTAG
- the LOC110874387 gene encoding uncharacterized protein LOC110874387, with protein sequence MFFVTWVPSLDRCPTIIQIHSLPHSLSNHLLPLSKISLISIAGYNGYNHKSKSINPDQQDETYQFNCGVSRSDYHVVADESQPQPINRYCFPLDFAASSHEETLEAKSQPQMRNYAAKDIKFGVDARALMLRGVEELADAVEVTMDPKVFILFFYFLNFCFLFVISVFCNLVVG encoded by the exons ATGTTTTTCGTTACGTGGGTACCCTCCCTCGACCGTTGCCCTACAATTATACAGATACACTCGCTTCCTCATTCACTTTCaaatcatcttcttcctctcTCTAAAATTTCTCTGATTTCGATTGCCGGTTATAATGGATACAATCACAAATCCAAATCAATAAACCCAGATCAACAAGATGAAACATATCAATTCAATTGCGGCGTTTCTAGAAGTGATTATCATGTCGTTGCTGATGAATCTCAACCTCAGCCAATCAACCGATACTGCTTCCCACTTGACTTCGCTGCTTCTTCACATGAGGAAACCCTAGAAGCGAAATCTCAACCTCAG ATGCGAAACTATGCTGCAAAAGATATTAAATTTGGAGTGGATGCTAGAGCTTTGATGCTAAGAGGTGTTGAAGAGCTTGCTGATGCTGTTGAAGTTACCATGGATCCTaaggtttttattttatttttttattttttgaatttttgttttttgtttgtgaTTAGTGTATTTTGTAATTTAGTTGTTGGTTAA